The window TAAAACAAAGGCAGAGTTTAGACAGGCAAAGTAGGCAACCGAGGAAAAAGTAATGATGAATAGCTTTTCATCCCAGTCAGGTTGCTACACCAATTTTGGGCGATCGCACCCTGGACATTATTCTTATATCTAATGTAGCCGCCTCAACTCGCTACCAAACTCGGTTGAGTATAGGAAGGAATCCGATTTGATTTCTGAATCTAGTTGTGTGGTGCGCGTTCGCAAAGCGTCTCGCAGAGAAGCGCAGCGCAAGCGCGATAGGCAGGGAGTAGGGAATGGGGAGTAGGGAGTAGGAAAAAAGCCTGACCTGGGTGTACTGGTTTTTTTCATAAATCAAATATGAGTCCTATATCATCTGTAATTGATAGCTGAAATTATCGTCTAATTCAGCAGAGCTTCATACTCGTCATGATTACCAATCCAGAACCAATAATAATCGTCGTCCTTTTTCAAAGCTAATGCGCGATAACCACCACTAATACGCGCAGACCATAGATTCTTGTCTACTTTTTTGAAGTGTAAAGAAGGATGCACAGGATTTTCTTGCCAAAGTTGATATGCTTTTCTTGCTTGTTCCTTCACTTCTGGAGCTAATTTTGCATAGGCTTGCCAAAAGTCAGGGGTTGTGAAGGACTTCATCAAGATCCCTTACTTTGTTATCTATAATATCTGCCTCTGCTTTAGCAATCAGCTTATTCAACTTTCCTGACACTGCATCTGTTTCAATTTGCTGATCCCACATCTCATCCAAATACTCTTGTAGCCACACAGAGAGTTGGCGGATATCACTTTCAGGTAATTGTTTGATGGCTGCTTCAATGTCTCGTAAGGTAGCCATAAGAAAAACTCATGCTTCAGGTTGAATTTATGGTATCACAATCAATTTTTTGCATAATCTCTCAAATACTCAGTAGTACAGGGAGAAAAAGCATAACAGAAAGTTCCATGTAATCTCCTTTATCTCTAACTTTTTACTTTTGACTCACTCAGTGATATTCCGGCTTGATATCTCGTAGCATTAGTTCATCGAGTGCTTGTTGAGGAGTAACTTCACCTTGGAGTAAGCGATAAACTTGCTCTGTAATTGGCATATAAATATTTTGCTGCTTTGCTAATTGCATCAGAACTTGGCAAGTGTTAACTCCTTCGGCCGTTCCTGGCAAATTAGCGAGGACATTTGTCAGGGTTTGACCACCAGCCATTTGATAGCCGACTTGGTAGTTACGACTCAAAGGACTATTGCAGGTAGCTAACAAATCTCCCAGACCAGACAAACCATAAAAAGTTTCCGTTTTCGCACCTAAAAAATTGCCGATGCGAACCATTTCTGTAAGTCCACGGGTGACTAAAGCAGCTTTGGCGTTGGTTCCCAATTTTAAGCCATCGCAGACACCAGCTGCGATCGCCATCACATTCTTGAGTGTTCCCCCTAATTCCACACCCAGGGGGTCGGGATTTGTATAAACCCGGAAACGTGGTGCAGAAAATATTAACTGCACTTTTTCCGCCGCAGTGGTGATGTTGCTGGCCACTACGGTTGCAGCTGGTAATGATTGTTGAATTTCTGCTGATAAGTTCGGGCCAGATAATACCACTACTGGATGATCAGGAAATGCAGCTTGCCAAATTTGTGACGGCGTAGCAGTTGTTTGTGGTTCTAAGCCTTTGGTTGCTGTGACAAAAATTGTTTCTGGTGAAAGGGGACAAGATTTTACTTGCAAAGCAACATCTCTTACCCCTTTCATGGAAATAGCAGATAGCACTATTTGAGCATTTTGGAGAACAGCTTCTAGTGTTTCTGTGCCATGACGTGACCATAGCCTAACTTTGTGACCATTGGCCTCTGCTAGATTTGCTAAAGCTGTACCCCAAGCACCTGCACCTAAAATTGCAATGGTAGTTTCTTGCACCACTTTTATCAGTTATCAGTTATCAGTTATCAAGTCTACTCCCTGTTTACTGATGACTGATAACTGATTTATCAGCACTCAGCACTCGTCGAGGATAACGTTCCATTAATTCCCGGACTTGTTCTGCATGATATGAGCTTCTGGTTAAGGGAGAAGAAACGACTTGCAAAAATCCGAGTTCTTCACCAAAGGCTTGCCATGCAGCAAATTGTTCTGGGGTAATGAAAGTATCGACTTGCAAATGTTTTTGACTGGGTTGGAGATATTGCCCAATTGTCAAAATATCACAATCGACTGCGCGTAAGTCTTGCATCACTTGGCGAATTTCGCTATCGGTTTCGCCAAGTCCTACCATGATGCCCGATTTAGTATAGAGCCAAGGTGCTATTTGCCGCGATCGCTGCAATAATTCCAATGTGCGATCGTATTTTCCTTGGGGACGCACCCGACGATACAGGCGAGGAACCGTTTCTGTATTATGGTTAACTACTTCTGGGTTAGCTTGTAGAATTATTGCCAAAGCATCCCAGTTACCACATAAATCAGGAATTAATACCTCAATTGTGGTGTGAGGTGACACATTCCGCACCGCCGTAATGCACTCGACAAACTGCGAAGCACCACCATCAGGTAAATCATCTCGGTTAACAGAAGTAATCACCACATGATTTAGCCTCATACGGCGGACTGCTTCGGCTAATCTGGCTGGTTCTGTAGGATCTAAAGGTTTTGGTTTTTTCTCAAAATCAATGTCACAGTAAGGACAAGCACGGGTACAAGCTGGCCCCATAATCAAAAAAGTGGCAGTACCCGCATTGAAGCACTCACCAATATTGGGACAGGATGCTTCCTCGCAAACCGTATTGAGTGCTAAATCCCGCAAAATTTCTTTAACGTTACCAACGCGCTCCCATTGAGGCGCTTTAACTCGCAACCAGTCTGGCTTTTTCATAAGTACGCTAAATCAACACTTTCAGCCTAATGTGTCTCTTAAATGCTCATCTAATGCTCAAAACAGCAATATTTGGCATTTTGGGTTTCATTTCGAGCATTATTTTGTAGCTAGAGAAAATGCTCAACGAATGCTCAAAAAAATTAAACAGCAAACAACTAGCTTGCTAGAAGCTAGGGCGAGTTAAATTTTGAGGGTTTAACTATTTTAATCTCATGTCATACACCGTGGGATAGCAGCGTCTATTTTATCGTCTATTTTATCGACGGTAATATCGACGATAAAACAGACGGGAATATCAACCAGAATATAGACAACCTTACTCTGTGGTATCAGCCTTTAAAGCATTGATTTTTTCTCTTATAGAAGCAGCTAAGACAGCCGCTTTACTGTAACGTGGGTTAGTTTTTAAATCCTTTGATTGTATTTCGGCTTCCCATTGGGCAATCTCATCGTCTAATTCAGTAAGGAAGCACAATAGCTCATCAATCTTGCTTGCAATACTAAGTGGAACTCTGACTTGAGTGGTATTCTCACCGTATTTAAGCTTACGACCGCCGCCCGGCTTACGCTTGCCTGCTGCTGGTATTCCTCTTGGCATATAACCTGAAACCCTTGTATAATAGGCATATTCTTATTTATGTGACAAAATAAGAACTATGTCAAGGGTAAGGAGGTACAGCGATAAAAATAAAAAAACCACCGTCAGCTAGTACAGTGGTGAAAAAAATATCAGCGTCAGTGATTAGGATTGCTGAACTGCTTTAAATAAATAGTTGAGTGCTATTGTAATGATTTTCTTATCCCCCCAATTACGCCCAAAATTAGGATTATCGGTTTTAGTGTTAGAGGCAATAGCGGAAGCCAGAGCAATAATGTCATCAGGGCAATCGGTATGCTTTAACGCTTCACTCCACTGTTCGTAAATCTCAGGGTTTCTAACCATTGATTTGATTGTAAAAAGAGGTGTGGATTCAGGCATAGTATAGGGTAGACATACATGGTAAATGCTGTTTTTTACCCTATAAAAAATAACGAATGTGAATCAATAGCTGTTCTTTGAGTTTCACTGAATATTATTTGAAAATTCACATGAAATTCATAATACGAAAAGACAAAAAGGTACAGCTAGGATAATCACTAATGTGTGTGGATTTAAAGCAGTGAGAATAAGCCTTGAAAACCACCACAGGGATAAGGATAGGCTGATAAGAGCAAGTATCAGAGATTGGTTAGAACAGAGTAAATCACTGGTAATTGATAAGCAGTAACAAGGTTAGGCAATAGAGGGTATATCCCTAGTTTTAATACGTCTGTTTTATCGACTATATTATCGACGATTTTATCGACGATTTTATCGACGTAATAAAAAGGGATATATACACCTCATAACTTGCAACGAAACAGGAAACTTAAGTCACACAGCACTGTACGACCGCAAGGGAACTGAATGTACATGGCATCTCTACGGGAATCATGAGTACTAACTATTTTGCATTCACCTAAAGCTTTATGTATGACGGTCAGTTTAAATTCCATATATGTCAACGCTGTGTAAAAATTCAATATTTCCATATTTATGTACCTCTGTTGTTTGATAAGGATTATATTTTTCCGACGGTGGTATTTTTTTGAGGTAATAACTGTTCCCACCAATCAGAGCGTTTACAACGGTCACGCTTTTTATTTGTCTTGTCTTTGAAATCAAAATATTTTTCATCTGTCGCTATTAACGCTATAGCAACCGAAATATTTTCACCGTCGTTAATAAGTTTCATTAGTGCGTCAATAGCTTTTATTGAATAGTCGTTACGTAGCTGTAATTCATAACGCAACCATTGGGAATTTATTTTTAATTGCAGTGCCTTGTCGTAGATACGTAATTGCTTATCGCTGTCTTTACTGCCGAAGTAAATTGTTGAGCCTACAACCCGCGTTTTAGTAGCACCAAAAAAACTACTAGTTGCCCTAGCGCACTCAAACTTAGCAAGTAGCTCAGGGAAGTTAAAAAAGTCTATAGATAGGTCTACCCTTGTTAATTTCACATTAGGGGTAGCTAGGAGCGTCTTTAAGGCTTGTATCTGTTGTAATATACTTAATTGTCCTAAAACACTTCCAGGCACGGTAAAACGCATTTTAAGGGCAAATGGTGAGTTATCAGCTTTTGTTGGGTATGAATACTCAAGGTGTATACCGTTGCTGAAATCTATGGCGTGAGAGTAAAGCTGATAACCCCGTTCTTTTTTGGTGCGGTTATTGTTGCCAGTATTTTTATGCGCTTTTGCTTGAGTCTTGACCGGATAGGGACTACCAGGAATACCGCCAAATGTAGTACTGACAAGGGTTTCAAGTGCTTGGTAATCCTGTTGTGTAGGTAAGTTACTGGTAAATGAGATGTGGTCTATGTGTGGGTATGCAAGCTGAGAGTGTTGCTGGGCAAGGGTTTCGGGTGTAGCGTGTCCATCCAACACGCTGTCAGTTCTATATATATGCCCAAAAAGTTTTTTATTTGATTCACTGCCAGATAAGTCACACTCGTTATGACTTGTACTAAAGTGAATATCGCTGTTACTATCGCTTATGTCATCTGGTAAAAAGTCACCAGAATCGGATATATTTTTCATACAAAATTCTGATTGGTGAAGTCTGAAACCCACACGGTTGCAACGTTGTGGGTGTTTTTATGCCTTGAAGCGTAGATGCACTAGTACAAAAATATCATTATCAATAGGGGTCAAATATATAAGATTTTTTTATAGGTAGAAGTACCGCAAAATAGAGGTTTTTCACTCTGTGGAGGCATCACGCGATAACGCACTATGGATTTCCAGATGGTCTATACCCTTCTATGCACAATGGAATTTATCAAGCCTCAATTAGCAAGGGTTTCGAGCCACTGACGCGATAAGTTGAATTTATAAATCAATTGACAGTTTCACTCTGGCTTGTGGTGTAGCGTGTGCTAGGTGGGATAGTTGCGATTAATTGCAAGTATGCACAAAGGGATTGAAACTGATGAGAATAAGGTTTTATAAATAAAAAAATAAGGGAATAATTTTATTCCCTTAAAGTGCTTGAAATTATTGATTAATTGTTTTTATTTTCTAGCAGTCTTCTAATCAATTCCTCTTGTTGTTTCATTTTCTCTTGTTGCTGCTTTAATTCCTCCTTTAATGCTTCAATATCTGATGATTGTTGTGTTACTGAATGAGCTGGTAACTCTGGATTAATTTGTAAAGCAATTTGTGACGTATTCCGATAATGTTTAGCTGATATTTTCTCCCCATGCTCACACCAAGCATTAACGATGTCTTTTTCTCGATTTAAGTCATAAATTTGATGAGTAATAAATGTATGCCTAGTGTTATACGGTGGTAAATATTTTGATACCTTACCCTCCTCAATTAACTCCTCGACTATACCAGAATAATAATAAGTGCCACTGGGTCTAAAGCTTCGTTTGCCCCTCCAAATATCACCGAATGCACAATGATTAATTGTATTACCTACACGATTTTTAAAAACAACTTCGTTAGGTTCTCCTTGTGGTAACTCTTTTAATAAATTCCACAATCTGCCGTCTTTTGGCATCGGAAAAATACGCGTAGTCTCATTTTTCGTTGGTTTGAATTTCCTTAGCGTACTACTGTAAGAACGGTCAATAACAATTATTTCCCTATCCCACTTAACATCCCCCCACCATAGAGCTATTGCTTCACCTTGCCTACAACCCGTTAAAAACTTAAAGCTTACAAAATGATACCAATGATTAAATCTTGGTTTTTCTGATGTTCTCAAAAACTCCATAATTGATTCTGCTTCATCCCACGTAAAAGCAAAATCTTTGCTTTCTACTTCGTCATCCTCTCTATATTCATCCTGTTTTATTTCTTTAACACGCTTTCCGCTTCCTATACCTTCTGTTAATCCATCAAAATAATTTTTACCAGAATATAAATTTTGTCGGATTACTAGAGCATACGCTTTACTTAAATGACTTAATATTTTTTTGACATTTTGATGGTCACGATTATCAAGTAACCACTCTCTAATCTGTAAAGCATTATCACCAACATGATTAATAGCAGTATCAAGATAACGTCGATAAATACCTGTGTGCTTATCTACTGTTGTTATCGCCCATTCACGCTTTTGGTACTCACAATATATATCCCAAATTTCAAGTGAAGATAACTCTGGTTTAGGTGGTAACTGATTATCTGAAACAAGAACAAGCCTCGGATTTTTAAGACTAGCTTTTAATCCATACTCTTGCAAAATCTCTTGGTAACGACCGATGTTAAAGTTGCCAGAACCATCATCAAGCTTCCCTTCTTCAAGTTCCAACTGTAATCGTCTTTGCAACTGACCTGCTTTAACTTCCCATCCACTAACCAACGGGATGCCAGTACTTAGCTTTACTTGTTTACCATCCGCGAAATAATTGCGCGGGAAGCACGCTTTAATGCTCTTACTGTCTTCTCTGACAGATACTTGACCTTTTTTAGCCTTGCTTGATGAGGTTTTGACGCTGTTTACCATAATGCTCAAAGAATGCTCAAAATTGGATATTTAATCTTGTAAGTATTGGCTCAACAAGCATTATACACTTTTTCTTGTAACCCAGTCTGGCTTTACTGTCACAATCCGCTTTTACCACTGAAAGTTATACAAATCTAATCCTAGCAAGCAATCTATATATAGTTGTCATTGGTTATTTTGTTGTGATGACATCTATGCAGTTTTAGATCAGCTAATTTTCTGGTTGCTCTACCTACTCTCTTTTTTCGGACATTTATGATATCATAATCAAGATATTGCCTTTTTTTGGCGGGATGTAGCGCAGCTTGGTAGCGCACTTCGTTCGGGACGAAGGGGCCGCTGGTTCGAATCCAGTCATCCCGATTTAAAGTGTCGAATAACTAATTATTTGTCGTTGTTAACAGATTAATGTCGTTATTAACAGGCTAATGACGCTATTAACAAATTGATGTCGTTAAACCTGTTCATACATCCGTTAACAAATTAATGTCGATGAATATATTCTCTAAACCGACTTCAAGGTTTAGTTCCCCCAAAGCCTAACATAACTGTAAATATTCAGGATAATCCCGAACGAAGTGCGCCTTTCAACCCTCCCGCTAAAATTGTAATTCTAAAAAATTTCTTTCAACCCACCCTAGCCGGGATGGTTGTTGAAACTTCTTGGGTGCGATTAGGATTCCAGCCAGGGGCAAACTTTCAACCCACCCCTAGCCGGGATGGTTGTTGAAACTTTAACTTGCCTGCTTTGCCCTCACACGAACAAAGGCTTACTTTCAACCCACCCCTAGCCGGGATGGTTGTTGAAACTTGAGAAACTAGAAAGAAAAAACGTCCATGTCTTTCCTTTCAACCCACCCCTAGCCGGGATGGTTGTTGAAACGCGCGGAGAATTATTTGCGGCTGTAATCGACTCAAATCACTTTCAACCCACCCCTAGCCGGGATGGTTGTTGAAACTCGACCCGTCTAGAACCCTTGCTATCAGAGCTTTCCATACACATACTTTGGCAGGTCGGCTTAAAAGAGTCTCGAACTGAAAATTAAAATACTAAATGTATTGACATGCTAGTTTTTTAATTCAAGACTGGATAAGGGTTTTAAAGTTTTGGCGGGACTCCGGGGATTTTGCCCCCACTTTGACACGCCAAAAAAAATATTTGGGAGGGTTCCCCCGACGAAGGGGGTGATTCAGTAGCCACCACTGTGGTAATCCACACCGTTATGAATAACGGCTACAGCTAAAAGCCTTACTCCTTATTGCTGGGAGCGCACCTATCCCACCTATAGAATTCTAAAGATGGCAGCATCAGAAGCGGGCAGCTACCAGGGTCAGAAAGCATGACGGTCTTCCAACCGCCAAACTAACCCAGATTTTTCGCAGCACATTGGCTCAAAAGAGCATGAACTACGGCGCTGTTATAAAAATATTATATTTTCAAGGTTCAGATTAGTGAATTAAATTACAGAGGCTTGACGTTCTTGGTAAGCAAAGACGGCTAAATCTCGCGCTTTTTCTTGTGGACTACCTCTGATTGGCTGTGTACCAATTTCAGTAAAAATTCCGGTTTTTGCAGCTTGGGATTTAATACTTTCAATTAATCGACCGTAACTCCAGCGATGAACGCTCATACGATATTCTTTGGCGTATTTTTTTTGAACTTCCTTATTACCAGGGCATTTCTTCTCTGCTCTGGATTGAATTTCGCTAGTGATTTGCTCACGGATATCGCGGAGTTTTGGAATAACTATGCTGCTTGCTTGATAGGTTTTGGCGATCGCCACAATCCCATCAGCCAATAATCTATCCACGTATTGTCCTAACTCTGATTCACCAAAGGAGTTTGGCGCATTCTGTTTTTGAGCCTTGTGGCGTTCATGAGATAGGCGTTGCTGTTGTTGTCGCTGACGATTGAGAAGGTTGTAGTTTTTGCCAAGTAGTTGTTTGACAGTGCGATAAGCTAGAACTTCATTTTTAACAACATCCACTACAGCTAGTGTTACTGGCTTTTCTAGACCAAAACTAACACCAACTAGGATTGAGGGTTGTCCTTGATAATTAGGCTTGCTGGGACGAGGGAAGGGATTATTAATCCTATCTAGCGTGGATTGCTGACGAGCAATAAAGGCTTGCTGTTTATCATTGAGGTCTTCTTTCTGTTTCGCTTTTGTTAAAGTTTCGGTTATTTTTTTGCTTTTCTCATCAACTACCTGTTGAGTTCCTTCAGTAGTCCACATCCGAGTATCTAAAGCACAGTAAAGATTTAGTTGATTGACTTTCCAGGGTTCACCTTTTTCTTCTCCTAGCGACCAAGCAACCCTTCCTGAACGCAGAGTAAACAAACTGCTTGAATATTGATTTTTACTATTGCGTTTAAGTTCTTGATCTTCTAGAAAGCGTTTGAAGTAGTGCAAATGACGCTTATCGCAGTAAATCTCAAAGGTTAGTTTTCCCAAGCCATTGAACCGAACAAAGAGACGACCTTTGTCATTTTGCAACCATGTCATATCTTCGTTAGATTCGTAAGCCACAGGAAATGGTACATCAGCAGTTTTTCTTAAAAGTGATGCTTGCCAAGCTTTTGCCTCATTTTCATTTTGAGGTATATTGGCTGTAGCAATTTCTAACGTCTTTAACCACTCTTCCCCTGTTAAATCTCT is drawn from Aulosira sp. FACHB-615 and contains these coding sequences:
- a CDS encoding type II toxin-antitoxin system RelE/ParE family toxin gives rise to the protein MKSFTTPDFWQAYAKLAPEVKEQARKAYQLWQENPVHPSLHFKKVDKNLWSARISGGYRALALKKDDDYYWFWIGNHDEYEALLN
- a CDS encoding NAD(P)H-dependent glycerol-3-phosphate dehydrogenase — protein: MQETTIAILGAGAWGTALANLAEANGHKVRLWSRHGTETLEAVLQNAQIVLSAISMKGVRDVALQVKSCPLSPETIFVTATKGLEPQTTATPSQIWQAAFPDHPVVVLSGPNLSAEIQQSLPAATVVASNITTAAEKVQLIFSAPRFRVYTNPDPLGVELGGTLKNVMAIAAGVCDGLKLGTNAKAALVTRGLTEMVRIGNFLGAKTETFYGLSGLGDLLATCNSPLSRNYQVGYQMAGGQTLTNVLANLPGTAEGVNTCQVLMQLAKQQNIYMPITEQVYRLLQGEVTPQQALDELMLRDIKPEYH
- the lipA gene encoding lipoyl synthase; translation: MKKPDWLRVKAPQWERVGNVKEILRDLALNTVCEEASCPNIGECFNAGTATFLIMGPACTRACPYCDIDFEKKPKPLDPTEPARLAEAVRRMRLNHVVITSVNRDDLPDGGASQFVECITAVRNVSPHTTIEVLIPDLCGNWDALAIILQANPEVVNHNTETVPRLYRRVRPQGKYDRTLELLQRSRQIAPWLYTKSGIMVGLGETDSEIRQVMQDLRAVDCDILTIGQYLQPSQKHLQVDTFITPEQFAAWQAFGEELGFLQVVSSPLTRSSYHAEQVRELMERYPRRVLSADKSVISHQ
- a CDS encoding replication initiation factor domain-containing protein; amino-acid sequence: MKNISDSGDFLPDDISDSNSDIHFSTSHNECDLSGSESNKKLFGHIYRTDSVLDGHATPETLAQQHSQLAYPHIDHISFTSNLPTQQDYQALETLVSTTFGGIPGSPYPVKTQAKAHKNTGNNNRTKKERGYQLYSHAIDFSNGIHLEYSYPTKADNSPFALKMRFTVPGSVLGQLSILQQIQALKTLLATPNVKLTRVDLSIDFFNFPELLAKFECARATSSFFGATKTRVVGSTIYFGSKDSDKQLRIYDKALQLKINSQWLRYELQLRNDYSIKAIDALMKLINDGENISVAIALIATDEKYFDFKDKTNKKRDRCKRSDWWEQLLPQKNTTVGKI
- the xerC gene encoding tyrosine recombinase XerC, with product MVNSVKTSSSKAKKGQVSVREDSKSIKACFPRNYFADGKQVKLSTGIPLVSGWEVKAGQLQRRLQLELEEGKLDDGSGNFNIGRYQEILQEYGLKASLKNPRLVLVSDNQLPPKPELSSLEIWDIYCEYQKREWAITTVDKHTGIYRRYLDTAINHVGDNALQIREWLLDNRDHQNVKKILSHLSKAYALVIRQNLYSGKNYFDGLTEGIGSGKRVKEIKQDEYREDDEVESKDFAFTWDEAESIMEFLRTSEKPRFNHWYHFVSFKFLTGCRQGEAIALWWGDVKWDREIIVIDRSYSSTLRKFKPTKNETTRIFPMPKDGRLWNLLKELPQGEPNEVVFKNRVGNTINHCAFGDIWRGKRSFRPSGTYYYSGIVEELIEEGKVSKYLPPYNTRHTFITHQIYDLNREKDIVNAWCEHGEKISAKHYRNTSQIALQINPELPAHSVTQQSSDIEALKEELKQQQEKMKQQEELIRRLLENKNN
- the cas12k gene encoding type V CRISPR-associated protein Cas12k (Type V-K CRISPR systems have also been known as with the large Cas12k protein, has also been known as type V-U5, and Cas12k as C2c5.); this translates as MSVITIQCRLVAEEDSLRQLWELMAEKNTPLINELLAQVGKHPEFETWLEKGKIPTEFLTTLVISLKTQERFAGQPGRFYTSAIALVNYVYKSWFALQKRRKRQIEGKERWLTILKSDQELEQESQCSLNVIRTKAIEILSQFTPQPDQNKNQRKSKKTKKSANLQKSSLFQILLNTYKETQETLTRCAIAYLLKNNCQISELDEDPEEFTRKKRKKEIEIQRLKDQLQSRIPKGRDLTGEEWLKTLEIATANIPQNENEAKAWQASLLRKTADVPFPVAYESNEDMTWLQNDKGRLFVRFNGLGKLTFEIYCDKRHLHYFKRFLEDQELKRNSKNQYSSSLFTLRSGRVAWSLGEEKGEPWKVNQLNLYCALDTRMWTTEGTQQVVDEKSKKITETLTKAKQKEDLNDKQQAFIARQQSTLDRINNPFPRPSKPNYQGQPSILVGVSFGLEKPVTLAVVDVVKNEVLAYRTVKQLLGKNYNLLNRQRQQQQRLSHERHKAQKQNAPNSFGESELGQYVDRLLADGIVAIAKTYQASSIVIPKLRDIREQITSEIQSRAEKKCPGNKEVQKKYAKEYRMSVHRWSYGRLIESIKSQAAKTGIFTEIGTQPIRGSPQEKARDLAVFAYQERQASVI